Proteins co-encoded in one Prosthecobacter algae genomic window:
- the rimO gene encoding 30S ribosomal protein S12 methylthiotransferase RimO translates to MIKVGLVSLGCAKNLIDSEIMVGHLQQAGMTMTPEADLADVLIINTCSFIDMAKKESVGAIHEAVDAREEQQKRKKQKIIVAGCLSQRFREELPTLMPDVDAFIGLDQITEVAPIIQRLMGQEQQENLVTKGPQYIPDYDTPRFRLTPKHFAYIKIAEGCNHTCSFCIIPRIRGRHRSRTQESVVKEARQLIESGVKEINLISQDTTYFGMDKWEGERPKPRSEVDSTKGHSLSTLIREINAIPGDFWIRLLYTHPAHWSDDLIAAIAESPKVARYIDMPLQHISDNMLTLMKRETDGAYIRNLIKRIRAGIPDIAIRTTFIVGFPGETDADFNELIQFIEDEKFERAGVFNYSREEDTRAAKMDGQIHHMTRKARWNEAMRAIQRSVEQVNRQQVGRTLRVLVEEPGVARSEMDAPDIDTTVFVDKKLPVGSFADVTIKDWRGYDLVAG, encoded by the coding sequence ATGATCAAAGTCGGTCTCGTTTCCCTCGGTTGCGCCAAGAACCTCATTGACTCCGAAATCATGGTCGGCCACCTCCAGCAGGCAGGCATGACCATGACCCCGGAGGCAGACCTGGCCGATGTGCTCATCATCAATACCTGCTCCTTCATTGACATGGCCAAGAAGGAAAGCGTGGGTGCCATCCACGAAGCCGTGGATGCCCGCGAGGAACAGCAGAAGCGCAAAAAGCAGAAGATCATCGTCGCTGGCTGCCTGTCCCAGCGTTTCCGCGAAGAGCTGCCGACCCTGATGCCCGATGTGGATGCCTTCATCGGCCTGGACCAGATCACCGAAGTCGCCCCTATCATCCAGCGCCTCATGGGCCAGGAGCAGCAGGAAAACCTAGTCACCAAAGGTCCGCAGTACATCCCGGACTATGACACGCCCCGCTTCCGCCTCACGCCGAAGCACTTCGCTTACATCAAGATTGCCGAAGGCTGCAACCACACCTGCTCCTTCTGCATCATCCCCCGCATCCGTGGCCGCCACCGCAGCCGCACCCAGGAAAGCGTGGTCAAGGAAGCCCGCCAGCTCATCGAAAGCGGCGTGAAAGAGATCAATCTCATCTCCCAGGACACCACTTACTTTGGCATGGACAAGTGGGAAGGCGAACGCCCGAAACCCCGCAGCGAGGTGGACTCCACCAAAGGCCACTCCCTCTCCACCCTCATCCGTGAGATCAATGCCATCCCAGGTGATTTCTGGATCCGCCTTCTCTATACCCACCCTGCGCACTGGAGTGATGACCTCATCGCCGCCATCGCCGAAAGCCCGAAGGTGGCCCGCTACATTGACATGCCGCTGCAGCACATCAGCGACAACATGCTCACCCTGATGAAGCGCGAGACTGACGGTGCCTACATCCGCAACCTCATCAAGCGCATCCGCGCAGGCATCCCGGACATCGCCATCCGCACCACCTTCATCGTCGGCTTCCCCGGCGAAACCGATGCCGATTTCAACGAACTGATCCAGTTCATCGAAGATGAGAAGTTCGAGCGCGCTGGCGTCTTCAACTACTCCCGCGAAGAAGATACACGCGCCGCCAAAATGGACGGCCAGATCCATCACATGACCCGCAAGGCCCGGTGGAACGAAGCCATGCGCGCCATCCAGCGTAGCGTCGAGCAGGTGAATCGCCAGCAGGTCGGACGCACCCTTCGCGTACTCGTCGAAGAACCCGGCGTGGCCCGCAGTGAGATGGACGCCCCGGACATTGACACCACCGTCTTCGTGGACAAAAAACTTCCCGTCGGCAGCTTTGCCGATGTCACCATCAAAGACTGGCGCGGCTACGATCTCGTGGCTGGCTGA
- a CDS encoding class I SAM-dependent rRNA methyltransferase, whose amino-acid sequence MPTLSIQPRARIFHGHVWVYATEIKGRFGEPKPGDVVQLQDARGKPMGSAIYNPQSQISARLFSYRRQDLDLDFFIRRIERALKVRTDAGVDTSLCRVVWSESDGLPGVVVDRYGDYLVLQTLTLAMAMRQDLIIQALVQIFSPKGIVQRNEGGVRKAEGLEQVKGVVYGETPEPFVVRHEGSAFHADLIEGQKTGLYLDQLDNYQHAAKLAKGRRVLDCFSNQGGFAQACALAGATEVTAVDISESATELAKKNAEISGAKVTFIAANCFDFLKQQESSGATYDLIILDPPSFTKTKANVKDAMRGYKEIHLRALKMLQPGGIMATYSCSHHVSTGEFHASIEDAAVDARKTLRRVAMYSQRPDHPILATIPETEYLVGYAYEVVAAW is encoded by the coding sequence ATGCCCACACTTTCCATCCAGCCACGCGCACGCATTTTTCACGGTCACGTCTGGGTCTATGCCACCGAGATCAAAGGCCGCTTCGGCGAGCCCAAGCCTGGAGACGTGGTGCAGTTGCAGGACGCCCGTGGCAAGCCGATGGGCAGCGCCATTTACAATCCGCAGTCGCAGATCAGCGCTCGGCTGTTTTCCTATCGCCGACAGGATCTGGACCTGGACTTTTTCATTCGCCGTATCGAACGGGCCCTCAAAGTACGCACCGATGCCGGGGTGGATACCAGCCTCTGCCGCGTGGTGTGGAGCGAATCCGATGGCCTGCCAGGCGTGGTGGTGGACCGCTATGGCGACTACCTCGTCCTGCAAACACTGACCCTGGCGATGGCCATGCGGCAGGATCTCATCATCCAGGCCCTGGTGCAGATTTTCTCGCCCAAGGGCATCGTCCAGCGCAACGAAGGCGGTGTCCGCAAAGCCGAGGGGCTGGAGCAGGTGAAAGGCGTGGTTTATGGCGAAACGCCAGAACCTTTTGTTGTCCGCCATGAAGGCAGCGCCTTTCATGCGGACCTGATTGAAGGCCAAAAGACTGGCCTGTATCTCGACCAGCTCGACAACTACCAGCACGCCGCCAAGCTGGCCAAAGGCCGCCGGGTGCTGGATTGCTTCAGCAACCAGGGCGGCTTTGCCCAGGCCTGCGCCCTGGCCGGGGCCACCGAAGTCACTGCGGTGGACATCAGCGAAAGCGCCACCGAACTGGCCAAAAAGAACGCCGAAATCTCCGGCGCCAAAGTCACCTTCATCGCAGCGAACTGCTTCGACTTCCTCAAGCAGCAGGAATCCAGCGGGGCGACTTACGACCTCATCATCCTCGATCCGCCCTCCTTCACGAAGACCAAGGCCAATGTGAAGGACGCCATGCGCGGTTACAAAGAGATCCATCTTCGTGCGCTGAAAATGCTGCAGCCCGGTGGCATCATGGCCACCTACAGTTGCAGCCATCACGTGAGCACAGGCGAATTCCACGCCAGCATCGAAGACGCCGCTGTGGATGCCCGCAAAACTCTACGCCGCGTCGCGATGTACAGCCAGCGCCCGGATCACCCGATCTTGGCCACCATCCCGGAGACCGAGTATCTGGTGGGCTATGCCTACGAGGTGGTCGCCGCTTGGTAA
- a CDS encoding ABC transporter ATP-binding protein has product MAEAPFSKNPSQMTDAEIAQLKMPYGRILQYLKPWMGRFIVGILIGIVAAAFNGVLIVGFQVIFQLVLDGKGKTLGQPLNLPILGQVNIAEMLGLASDTPVGLTGVILACACIPVLMFLNGFLEYLNKYCLAWVGNKMLFHMRSDVFRSILRQSPAFFSHAKAGELMQTVFNQSRVAQTNAVQLVQLLTNRPLTIITILWVLFSQDWFFTLMSLVIFPLCLAPIIAIGRKVRKAGSREEKEVGAMMTTMHESFTGIRLVKGYAREEYEVERFDRANAEMCKNMLRWTQAMELIGPIVEAVASVGIAAGLVYFWIENRGASELIVLVMALTKIYPPAKELSKVNLLMQKTVFAVNKVVHLLDRPADIQDLPDAPQLPRIKGAVTFENVAFTYGKIDGTKLDKAAITGVTLDLAPGKFYALVGPSGAGKSTLFSLLLRFYDPDSGRVLLDGKDIRTVTQDSVRGNIGLVSQDTFLFHDTIRENIRYGRLDATEEEIIAAAKKAHAHEFILAQQGGYQAIVGDSGCNLSGGQKQRLSIARAILRNAPILLLDEATSALDTETEKIIQEAIHVLSEGKTVIAIAHRLSTIMQADQIVVMQDGKVADVGNHEELLKSSELYQKLYSLQFHE; this is encoded by the coding sequence ATGGCTGAAGCCCCTTTTTCGAAGAATCCTTCTCAGATGACCGATGCTGAGATCGCGCAGTTAAAGATGCCGTATGGGCGCATCCTGCAATACCTGAAACCCTGGATGGGACGTTTCATCGTCGGCATCCTGATTGGCATCGTCGCAGCTGCGTTCAATGGGGTGTTGATCGTGGGGTTCCAGGTCATTTTCCAATTGGTCCTGGATGGCAAGGGCAAGACTCTGGGGCAGCCGCTGAACCTCCCGATCCTAGGCCAGGTGAACATCGCCGAGATGCTGGGTCTGGCCTCCGATACACCCGTGGGGCTGACGGGGGTCATACTCGCCTGTGCCTGCATCCCGGTGCTGATGTTTTTAAACGGCTTTTTGGAGTACCTGAACAAGTACTGCCTGGCCTGGGTGGGAAACAAAATGCTCTTTCACATGCGCAGCGATGTCTTCCGCAGCATCCTGCGGCAGTCGCCTGCCTTTTTCAGCCATGCCAAGGCAGGTGAGCTGATGCAGACCGTGTTTAACCAGTCGCGGGTGGCGCAGACGAACGCCGTCCAACTGGTGCAGCTGCTGACCAACCGGCCGCTGACCATCATCACCATTCTGTGGGTGCTGTTTTCCCAAGACTGGTTTTTCACCCTCATGTCGCTGGTGATTTTTCCCCTCTGCCTCGCGCCGATTATCGCGATCGGCCGCAAGGTGCGCAAGGCCGGGTCCCGTGAAGAAAAGGAAGTGGGCGCGATGATGACCACCATGCATGAATCCTTCACCGGCATCCGTCTGGTGAAAGGCTATGCACGCGAAGAGTATGAAGTGGAACGATTTGACCGCGCGAATGCAGAGATGTGCAAGAACATGCTGCGCTGGACCCAGGCGATGGAATTGATCGGACCGATTGTGGAGGCCGTCGCCTCCGTTGGCATCGCTGCAGGGCTCGTGTATTTCTGGATCGAGAATCGCGGTGCCAGTGAGCTGATTGTGCTGGTCATGGCCCTGACCAAAATCTACCCGCCGGCGAAGGAACTCAGCAAGGTGAACCTCCTGATGCAAAAGACGGTCTTTGCCGTGAACAAGGTGGTGCATCTTCTGGACCGCCCTGCCGATATCCAAGACCTGCCCGATGCCCCTCAGCTGCCTCGCATCAAAGGGGCCGTGACGTTTGAAAACGTGGCCTTCACCTATGGGAAGATTGACGGCACGAAGCTGGACAAAGCCGCCATCACCGGGGTGACGCTGGATCTGGCCCCTGGCAAGTTTTACGCCCTCGTCGGTCCCAGCGGGGCCGGGAAGAGCACGCTCTTTTCCCTGCTGCTTCGATTCTATGACCCAGACTCGGGACGGGTGCTGCTTGATGGCAAGGATATCCGCACCGTCACGCAGGACAGCGTGCGCGGAAACATCGGCCTCGTCAGCCAGGACACCTTCCTCTTCCACGACACCATCCGCGAAAACATCCGCTACGGTCGTCTGGATGCAACGGAGGAGGAGATCATTGCTGCCGCGAAAAAAGCCCATGCCCACGAGTTCATCCTGGCGCAGCAGGGTGGTTACCAGGCCATCGTGGGGGATTCAGGCTGCAACCTGTCAGGCGGACAAAAGCAGCGTCTCTCCATCGCCCGCGCCATCTTGCGCAATGCGCCGATTTTGCTTCTGGATGAAGCCACCAGCGCGCTGGATACGGAGACGGAAAAGATCATCCAGGAGGCCATCCATGTCCTTTCTGAGGGCAAGACGGTCATCGCCATCGCGCACCGTCTTTCCACCATCATGCAGGCAGACCAGATCGTGGTGATGCAAGATGGCAAAGTCGCCGATGTGGGCAATCACGAGGAACTGCTGAAGAGCAGCGAGCTGTATCAGAAGCTCTATTCCCTGCAGTTTCACGAGTAG
- the araD gene encoding L-ribulose-5-phosphate 4-epimerase AraD, with protein MTLSELKAQVCAANRALEPSGLVRLTWGNVSGIDRASGLWAIKPSGVDYGALTPEEIVVMDLEGNIIEGKLRPSSDTKTHLHLYREFPEIGGVTHTHSLHATVFSQAGRELPCYGTTHADHFYGTVPLVRALTPDEVASDYEHYTGVAIVERLRELNLSPMEMPAVLQLHHAPFTFGKNAMDSLNNSIALEMCAHMALQSLAINPALAPIPSHILDKHHLRKHGPGAYYGQK; from the coding sequence ATGACACTCTCCGAACTCAAAGCCCAAGTCTGTGCCGCCAACCGTGCGCTGGAACCCAGCGGCCTAGTGAGGCTGACCTGGGGCAATGTCTCCGGCATAGATCGCGCCTCCGGCCTGTGGGCCATCAAACCCAGCGGGGTGGACTACGGGGCACTGACCCCTGAGGAGATCGTAGTCATGGATCTCGAGGGCAACATCATCGAAGGCAAGCTGCGCCCGTCCTCGGATACCAAAACGCACCTGCACTTATACCGCGAATTTCCTGAAATCGGCGGTGTGACCCACACTCACAGCCTGCATGCCACAGTGTTTTCTCAGGCTGGCCGCGAACTGCCCTGCTATGGGACGACCCATGCGGATCACTTTTATGGCACCGTTCCCCTGGTCCGCGCCCTGACGCCAGATGAAGTGGCCAGCGACTACGAGCATTACACAGGCGTGGCCATCGTGGAGCGTCTGCGTGAACTGAACCTCAGCCCCATGGAGATGCCTGCGGTGCTGCAACTGCATCACGCTCCTTTTACCTTCGGCAAGAATGCCATGGACTCGCTGAACAACAGCATCGCCCTGGAAATGTGCGCCCACATGGCCCTGCAATCACTGGCCATCAATCCAGCCTTGGCTCCCATCCCGTCTCACATCCTGGACAAGCACCATCTGCGCAAACACGGGCCTGGTGCTTACTACGGGCAGAAGTAA
- the rbfA gene encoding 30S ribosome-binding factor RbfA yields the protein MSQRVLRVSELVKRELSMVLERHYRMDNAILTVHDVRATPDLKQAFAYIGIITTSGNQEAIIEKLNKARGAIQREVHKRVIMKNSPQIFFRLDNSVERGVKILNAIDNLPPPADPLPEGEEEPEMK from the coding sequence ATGTCCCAACGAGTCTTACGCGTCAGCGAACTGGTGAAAAGAGAGCTCAGCATGGTGCTGGAGCGTCACTATCGCATGGATAACGCCATCCTCACGGTCCATGACGTGCGTGCCACGCCAGACCTAAAGCAGGCCTTTGCCTACATTGGTATCATCACCACCAGCGGCAATCAGGAGGCCATCATTGAAAAGCTCAATAAGGCTCGTGGAGCCATCCAGCGTGAGGTGCATAAGCGGGTCATCATGAAGAATTCCCCGCAGATTTTCTTCCGCCTGGATAACTCAGTTGAGCGTGGGGTCAAGATTCTCAACGCCATCGACAACCTCCCACCTCCGGCGGATCCACTGCCCGAAGGCGAGGAAGAGCCAGAGATGAAGTAA
- the infB gene encoding translation initiation factor IF-2 gives MPSRSSSSKPAKATPDSTAEEKATAESTPPKKVAAKKVLSLIEEDEKPKSRGPRREATPLPALGAKPAPAPARPVSKIAEAPKKTLDDHKREALNLFEEDEKPKVRRRPPEQPTSLPPISMIREPGPVQAMPPPPSLPTVVAPKVEEPVIPEFEINEAGEKIIHLKPPIIVKELAERMSLRPFKIIADLIALKVFVANADKAIDIEVAEKVCEKHGFRLEREKREKGAGVHKVEEVIVEPTAQIVEEVEEEKLELRAPIITFMGHVDHGKTSLLDAIRKTQVTHGEAGGITQHIGAYSVFHDGKPITFIDTPGHAAFSGMRARGAHVTDIVVLIIAADDGIMPQTREALNHAKAADVTIMVAINKCDLPAADVMRVKGQLQEIGLAPVDWGGDTEVMEVSAKSGLGIDSLLETMALQAEVLELKADPKAPARATVIESSMVEGKGPVATVIVRQGTLKVGQPFICGPHWGKSRALINDRGQPIKEVRPGMPVELVGFSDMPHVGDEVVVMDSERSVKKLSIERLEELRQKKLTVTRRSTLESLFNSIDEGNKKTLKIVLKTDVQGSVEAIVKCLGEITSDKINQKILHSDVGPITESDVLLASGSDAVIIGFNTKVENKALSVAKREGVQIKLYSIIYELIDQVKDSMTGMLDPLTREKVLGHAKVKQVFKVNRGYVGGSIVTDGRIDRKQRARVLRNGQAVYDGGFETLRRFHDEVPEVRNGLECGIKLTGFSDYEENDVIECYELEKFAQTL, from the coding sequence ATGCCAAGCCGATCCTCTTCATCCAAACCTGCCAAAGCCACTCCCGACAGCACTGCTGAGGAGAAAGCAACGGCTGAGAGCACGCCCCCCAAGAAAGTGGCGGCCAAAAAAGTGCTCTCATTGATTGAGGAGGACGAGAAACCAAAGAGCCGTGGCCCCCGGCGTGAGGCCACCCCTCTGCCAGCCCTGGGTGCCAAACCGGCCCCGGCACCTGCGAGGCCAGTCTCCAAAATTGCGGAGGCTCCGAAGAAGACGCTGGATGACCATAAGCGCGAGGCCCTGAACCTTTTCGAAGAGGACGAAAAGCCCAAGGTTCGCCGTCGTCCGCCAGAACAGCCCACCTCCTTGCCGCCGATCTCCATGATCCGCGAGCCCGGCCCGGTGCAGGCCATGCCACCACCACCCTCCCTGCCGACTGTGGTCGCGCCCAAGGTGGAAGAACCGGTGATTCCAGAATTTGAAATCAATGAGGCGGGTGAAAAGATCATCCATCTGAAGCCGCCGATCATCGTCAAAGAATTGGCCGAGCGCATGAGCCTCCGTCCGTTCAAGATCATCGCGGATCTCATTGCCCTGAAGGTCTTCGTCGCCAATGCGGACAAGGCGATCGACATTGAAGTCGCCGAAAAAGTTTGTGAGAAGCACGGCTTCCGCCTTGAGCGCGAGAAGCGCGAAAAAGGTGCCGGTGTCCACAAAGTGGAAGAAGTCATCGTTGAGCCGACCGCCCAGATTGTCGAGGAAGTCGAAGAGGAGAAGCTGGAGCTTCGCGCTCCGATCATCACTTTCATGGGTCACGTTGACCATGGCAAGACCTCCCTTCTCGATGCCATCCGCAAGACCCAGGTCACCCATGGTGAGGCTGGCGGCATCACCCAGCACATCGGTGCCTACAGCGTCTTCCACGATGGCAAGCCGATCACTTTCATTGACACTCCCGGTCACGCCGCGTTCTCCGGCATGCGTGCCCGTGGCGCACACGTCACCGACATCGTAGTACTCATCATTGCTGCGGATGACGGCATCATGCCGCAGACCCGTGAAGCTCTTAATCACGCTAAAGCGGCCGATGTGACCATCATGGTCGCCATCAACAAGTGTGACCTGCCTGCGGCAGACGTCATGCGTGTGAAGGGCCAGCTGCAGGAGATTGGTCTCGCACCTGTTGACTGGGGTGGCGACACCGAAGTCATGGAAGTGTCCGCCAAGTCCGGCCTGGGCATTGACAGCCTGCTTGAGACGATGGCCCTCCAGGCTGAAGTTCTGGAACTCAAGGCTGATCCGAAGGCTCCAGCCCGCGCGACCGTCATCGAATCTTCCATGGTCGAGGGCAAAGGCCCTGTGGCCACCGTTATCGTCCGTCAGGGCACCCTCAAAGTGGGTCAGCCTTTCATCTGCGGTCCGCATTGGGGCAAGTCCCGTGCTCTCATCAATGACCGCGGCCAGCCGATCAAGGAAGTCCGTCCCGGCATGCCGGTCGAACTCGTCGGCTTCAGCGACATGCCTCACGTGGGTGATGAAGTCGTGGTGATGGACAGTGAACGTTCCGTGAAGAAGCTCAGCATCGAGCGTCTGGAAGAACTGCGCCAGAAGAAGCTGACGGTCACCCGTCGCTCCACTCTGGAGTCTCTCTTCAACAGCATCGACGAAGGCAACAAGAAGACCCTCAAGATCGTCCTCAAGACCGATGTGCAGGGCTCTGTGGAAGCCATCGTCAAGTGCCTGGGCGAGATCACCAGCGACAAGATCAACCAGAAGATCCTCCACTCCGATGTGGGTCCGATCACCGAGTCCGATGTGCTCCTCGCCTCCGGGTCCGACGCCGTCATCATCGGCTTCAACACGAAGGTCGAAAACAAGGCTCTCAGCGTGGCCAAGCGCGAAGGCGTGCAGATCAAGCTTTACTCCATCATCTACGAACTCATCGACCAGGTGAAGGATTCCATGACGGGCATGCTCGACCCGCTCACCCGCGAGAAGGTGCTGGGCCATGCCAAGGTGAAGCAGGTCTTCAAGGTCAACCGCGGTTACGTCGGCGGTTCCATCGTCACCGATGGCCGTATCGACCGCAAGCAGCGCGCCCGCGTGCTGCGCAATGGCCAGGCCGTCTATGACGGTGGTTTTGAAACCCTGCGTCGTTTCCACGACGAAGTTCCTGAAGTCCGCAACGGCCTCGAGTGCGGTATCAAGCTCACAGGCTTCAGCGATTACGAAGAGAACGACGTCATCGAGTGTTACGAACTCGAGAAGTTTGCCCAGACTCTGTGA
- the nusA gene encoding transcription termination factor NusA: protein MISELKALFDYYEKEKGIDRQKMVEALSQALLAASKKSIGPARELRIDIDPEKGTIKAWAKLLAVETVSNPWEELPLAKARMIKKDAQLGDEIDLEVTPKNMGRIAAQTAKQTMLQRLRMAEKENLYDEFKDRTGDVVNGTIRRFDKSDVIVDLGKFEGSMPSKERVSTEDYTPGDRMRFYVKAVEREGARGPEIVLSRAHVNFVRRLFEFEVSEIGDRTVEIASIAREAGYRTKVAVHSGDDKVDPVGACVGLRGARVKNIVRELNNEKVDIIRWKADPAEFVREALKPIKVLSIQVSPDKKAARLTVSEEDLSKAIGRRGQNARLTSRLVGMELSIERDEHAAEVFEGQMDTAAHELERALGINLETARKLANGGLGALETLLQVDVEDIADALGGDQQLAQQVHALVASYTPGA from the coding sequence ATGATCAGCGAACTTAAAGCACTATTCGATTACTACGAGAAAGAGAAGGGGATTGACCGTCAGAAGATGGTTGAAGCTCTCTCCCAGGCTCTTCTCGCTGCCTCGAAGAAGAGCATCGGTCCGGCACGTGAGCTGCGCATTGATATCGATCCTGAGAAAGGGACGATCAAGGCGTGGGCCAAGCTGCTGGCCGTCGAAACCGTTTCCAATCCCTGGGAAGAGCTTCCGCTGGCCAAGGCCCGGATGATCAAAAAGGATGCCCAGCTCGGTGATGAAATCGACCTGGAAGTCACCCCGAAGAACATGGGGCGCATCGCTGCACAGACGGCGAAGCAGACCATGCTCCAGCGTCTCCGCATGGCGGAGAAGGAGAACCTTTACGACGAATTCAAGGACCGTACGGGCGACGTCGTCAACGGCACCATCCGTCGTTTTGACAAGTCCGACGTGATCGTGGACCTCGGCAAGTTTGAAGGCTCCATGCCTTCGAAGGAGCGCGTCTCCACCGAAGACTACACCCCCGGCGACCGCATGCGCTTCTACGTGAAGGCAGTCGAGCGTGAAGGTGCCCGCGGCCCTGAGATCGTGCTCAGCCGCGCCCATGTGAACTTTGTGCGCCGTCTCTTCGAATTCGAAGTCAGCGAGATCGGTGACCGCACCGTGGAAATCGCCAGCATCGCCCGTGAGGCCGGCTACCGCACCAAGGTCGCCGTGCACAGCGGTGATGACAAGGTGGATCCCGTGGGTGCCTGCGTGGGCCTGCGTGGTGCCCGCGTGAAAAACATCGTGCGCGAACTGAACAATGAGAAGGTGGACATCATCCGCTGGAAGGCCGACCCGGCTGAGTTCGTTCGCGAGGCGCTGAAGCCCATCAAGGTCCTTTCCATCCAAGTTTCCCCAGACAAAAAGGCTGCCCGCCTCACTGTCAGCGAAGAAGACCTGTCCAAAGCCATCGGCCGTCGCGGCCAGAACGCCCGTCTCACCTCCCGCCTCGTCGGCATGGAGCTGAGCATCGAGCGCGACGAGCATGCGGCTGAAGTCTTCGAAGGCCAGATGGATACCGCCGCCCATGAACTAGAGCGCGCGCTCGGCATCAATCTTGAAACTGCGCGTAAACTGGCCAATGGTGGCCTGGGTGCGCTCGAGACCCTCTTGCAAGTGGATGTCGAGGACATTGCCGATGCCCTCGGCGGTGACCAGCAGCTCGCCCAACAGGTGCATGCCCTCGTTGCATCTTACACTCCGGGAGCGTAG
- a CDS encoding ABC transporter ATP-binding protein — translation MALLRVENLQVHFPIRSGWLGKRDVVKAVDGVSFEVHEGKTLGLVGESGSGKSTVSRALLKLIQPTGGSACYKDREIFGMPEADFRPLRKEIQMIFQDPIGSLNPRMTIESILAEPLTIHFKDMTAKQRRDVSAALLHRVGLPEDSLQRYPHEFSGGQRQRIGIARALAVQPKFLICDEPVSALDVSVQASVLNLLKDLQDEFKLTYLFIAHDLAVVRHMSDDIIVMNRGQVVESGPADDLCERPQHEYTRKLLASIPA, via the coding sequence ATGGCCCTCCTCCGAGTCGAAAACCTGCAAGTTCATTTCCCGATCCGCTCGGGCTGGCTGGGCAAGCGTGACGTCGTCAAAGCCGTGGATGGAGTGAGCTTTGAGGTCCATGAGGGCAAGACCCTGGGCCTCGTGGGTGAGAGTGGCAGCGGTAAGTCCACCGTCTCCCGTGCGCTGTTGAAGCTGATCCAGCCTACAGGCGGCAGCGCCTGTTATAAAGACCGCGAGATCTTTGGCATGCCGGAGGCGGACTTCCGCCCGCTGCGCAAGGAGATCCAGATGATTTTCCAGGATCCCATCGGCTCCCTTAACCCGCGCATGACCATCGAGTCCATCCTCGCGGAGCCACTGACCATCCATTTTAAGGACATGACGGCCAAACAGCGCCGGGATGTCTCCGCCGCGCTGCTGCACCGAGTGGGCCTGCCCGAGGACTCCCTGCAAAGATATCCCCACGAATTCAGCGGTGGCCAGCGGCAGCGCATCGGCATTGCACGGGCGCTGGCCGTTCAGCCCAAGTTTCTCATCTGTGACGAGCCCGTGAGCGCCCTGGACGTCAGCGTCCAGGCCAGTGTCCTCAATTTGCTGAAGGATCTGCAGGACGAATTTAAACTCACCTACCTTTTTATTGCCCATGATCTGGCCGTTGTGCGGCACATGAGCGATGACATCATCGTGATGAACCGGGGCCAAGTTGTGGAAAGCGGCCCCGCCGATGACCTCTGCGAACGCCCGCAGCACGAGTACACCCGCAAACTTTTGGCCTCGATTCCTGCCTGA